The Arthrobacter russicus genome has a segment encoding these proteins:
- a CDS encoding nuclear transport factor 2 family protein, which translates to MTVELPAAIQRAFDATNSADDDGFVAAFASDGFINDWGRQLNGSDGVASWNSTDNIGKQATWEALSIEDQGHGKYLVSIRTGGNGYNGVSPFVFTVADDKIQSMVISAG; encoded by the coding sequence ATGACCGTAGAACTTCCAGCAGCCATCCAGAGGGCCTTCGACGCCACCAACTCGGCGGACGACGACGGGTTCGTAGCGGCGTTCGCCAGTGACGGCTTCATCAACGACTGGGGGCGACAACTCAACGGGTCCGACGGCGTCGCGAGTTGGAACTCAACCGACAACATCGGAAAACAAGCGACCTGGGAAGCGTTGTCGATCGAAGACCAGGGTCATGGAAAATATTTGGTGAGCATTCGGACCGGAGGCAACGGCTACAACGGAGTCAGCCCGTTCGTCTTCACGGTGGCCGACGACAAGATCCAGTCCATGGTGATCAGCGCCGGCTAA
- a CDS encoding ferritin — translation MSQFNTLLQEQIGHEFAASQQYIAVSVWFDSQDLPQLAAHFYKQSLEERNHAMMMVQYMLDRDQDVKIPGIGDIVNDFKDVTEPLKLALEQEKQVTSQIEKLFATARDENDALGEQFMLWFLKEQVEEVASMSTLVNIAERADSLFDIENFIARETIGDGGEDSSAPEAAGGAL, via the coding sequence ATGAGCCAATTCAACACACTCCTGCAAGAGCAAATCGGCCACGAGTTCGCTGCTTCCCAGCAGTACATCGCGGTGTCTGTCTGGTTCGATTCCCAGGACCTGCCGCAGCTGGCCGCCCACTTCTACAAGCAATCGCTCGAAGAGCGCAACCACGCCATGATGATGGTGCAGTACATGCTGGACCGGGACCAGGACGTGAAGATCCCCGGAATCGGCGATATCGTCAACGACTTCAAGGATGTCACTGAGCCGCTCAAACTCGCCTTGGAGCAGGAAAAACAGGTCACCTCGCAGATCGAGAAGCTCTTCGCCACGGCACGCGATGAGAACGATGCGCTCGGCGAGCAGTTCATGCTCTGGTTCCTCAAGGAGCAAGTCGAGGAAGTCGCCTCGATGAGCACCTTGGTGAACATCGCCGAGCGGGCGGACAGCCTGTTCGACATCGAGAACTTCATCGCCCGGGAAACCATCGGCGACGGCGGCGAGGACTCCTCCGCCCCGGAAGCCGCCGGCGGAGCGCTCTAA